The Kribbella amoyensis genomic sequence GTCTCGCGAAGGGGTGAACGCGGATGAGGTCTCCCGTGGTCGGTGGTTTGACGACAGCGCTTCTCGCCCTCTCCCTCACCAGTTGTTCGGGTGATCGGCCCATCTGCTACGCCGTGGACACGCTCAAGTCGTCCGTCCAGGCGATCCAGCAGATCGACTTCGGTTCGCCCAGTGCGCGCACCGAGCTGAAGGACGGGCTGAACGCCGTCGAGGACGATCTCGCGCAGGTGAAGACCGATGCCGAGGCCGAGTACCCGTTCCAGATCGAGGCGGTCGAGAGGACCTACGGCACCCTGCAGACCGCGCTGTCCACCGCCATCGCCGGGCCGACCGCCGCGACGCTCGCCGCGGTGGTCGCGGGATACCGGGATTTCATCGCGGCCGTGGACACCATGCTCACCACCGTGAAGGCCGACTGCTGACATCACCCCGGGTGCTTTGGTTAGGGTCAGGGTCATGCGCGATCACGCTCAGCGGTTGAACGGACTCGGGACCACCATCTTCGCCGAGATGTCCGCCCTCGCGGTGGCGACGAACTCGGTGAATCTCGGGCAGGGGTTCCCCGACACCGACGGGCCCGAGTCGCTGCTCGAGGACGCGGTCGCCGCGATCCGGTCCGGGGCGAACCAGTACCCGCCCGGCCGGGGGATCCCCGCGTTGCGCCAAGCGGTCGTGGATCACCAGAAGCGGTTCTACGGGCTGGAGTACGACCCCGACACCCAGGTCCTCGTCACCACCGGCGCCACCGAGGCGATCGCGGCCGCGTTGCTCGCTTATGTCGAGCCCGGGGACGAAGTGATCGCGCTCGAGCCGTACTACGACTCCTACGCCGCCGGGATCGCGATGGCGGGTGGGCACCGGGTTCCGGTCACGCTGCGTGCTCCTGAGTTCCGCCTGGACCTGGACGAGTTGCGGGCCGCCGTGACTCCGCGGACGAAGGTGCTGCTGATCAACTCGCCGCACAACCCGACCGGGACCGTGCTCACCGACGAGGAGCTGCGCGGGATCGCGGCGGTCGCGGTCGAGCACGATCTCGTCGTCATCACCGACGAGGTGTACGAGCACCTCGTGTACGACGGGGGCGAGCACCGGCCACTCACCGCGTACGACGGGATGGCCGAGCGGACCGTGTCGATCGGAAGCGCGGGCAAGACGTTCTCGGTCACCGGGTGGAAGGTCGGGTGGGTCACCGGCACGCCCGAGGTGGTCACCGCGGTGAACACGTCGAAGCAGTTCCTCACCTACGTGTCCGGGGCGCCGTTCCAGCCGGCCGTGGCCGGAGCGCTTGCTTTAGGCAACGAGTACTTCGACGACTTCCGGGCCGGGATGCAGGCCCGCCGCGATCTGCTCTGCGACGGGCTGGAATCGCTCGGCTTCGGCGTGCACCGGCCGCAGGGGACGTACTTCGTCACCACCGACGTGCGGCCGCTCGGGTACGACGACGGGGTCGAGTTCTGCCGGATGCTGCCGGAGAAGACCGGCGTGGTGGCGATTCCGCACCAGGTCTTCTACGACAACGTCGACGCCGGGCGCCCGCTGGTCCGCTGGGCGTTCTGCAAGCAGCAGCACGTCCTGGAGGAAGCGCTGAACCGGCTCACCAAGCTCTGATCAGAGCTCGGTGACGGCTTCCGCGAGTCGTTCGGCCGAGCCGGCGGCGAACGGGCCCGGGAGCCCGTAGTACCGGTGCGCCTCGGCGACCTCGTACCCGCCGTAATGGTACTCGCAGGTCGTCGGCAGGTAGCCGGGGCACCCGTCGGTGTACCCGGCGACGATGGTGATGCCGGGATCCCGGTCGAAGGTGGCGCGGAGGTCCAACCCTGTCTGGGTGAACGGCTCGCCGGGCAACGTGACGATCCGGACGCCGCCCCAGCGCAGCAGACCGACCCGCGCTTGCCAGGTACTCGGCTCGATCGACGCGAACTTGTCGGCCCACTCGACCCAGCACTGCATCAAGGCCGTTGTCGCCGTGTCCGCCTCGGGATCCGCCGCCACCGCCCGCCACTCCGCCGCCGCATCGCTGAACTGCGGGTCGACGTCGATGGTCAGGGTGACCTCGGCAACCGCTGCGGTGACGTTCCCGTCGACCGGGTGGAGCTCGGCGGCGATCACCGCGTCGGCGAGTTCGGTACCGGCGGCTTCGGCGTCGGCGAAGGTCCGGTTGGCTCCCGATTGGAGGGAGACCGAGGCGCTGGCGGCGTGGCCGGTGTTGGCGTCGCCGGCGCATCCGGTGAGGAAGAGGGCCACGGCTCCGGCGTACTGCGCTTCGACGACCCGCCGGACGACGCCGGGGTAGTCGGCGGTGAGCAGGGTGTTGTCGGCGCCGAGGACGACCGGGTGGCAGGCGTACGAGACCACGATCGCGATCGGGTCGCCCGCTTCGTCGACCAGGTGCACGACCGGGACCGACCGATCGACCGGGCCGTCCGTCCGTCGCCGGTTGTGGGCCACGTCGACCTCGGCCGCGTACCCGGCGAGTACGCGGGCTGGCCGGCTGGTCCGGCGCGCCTCCTCCACCGCGGCCACGCAGGCCTGCTCCAGCGATTCGAGCCAGGCCGGGTCCGCGTTGCCGCCGAGCCGGTCCACCACGCTGGCCGGGCTGCCGTGGGTATGCGTCGCGTGCACCCGGACGTTTGCGCTAGGCAACGACGTACCGCGGGCGACCGCCGCGCAGAAGTCCTCGTGCAGGCCGACCACGTCCACCGCCACGATCGCGGTGTCGTCGACGCACACCGCGCGGACCGTGATCGGGTCGTGCGCACCCGTCGACGGACCCGTTCTCGCCACGAACCCGGACATCCACGTGCCGACCGCCGGGGTCACGTCGATCACCGCGACACCCGCCTGCACCCTGCTCACCGACCGACCTCCTGACCCGCTTGGACGACCTTCCGCAACCGCAACACCTTGTCACCCGGAGCCCAGTCGAACTCGATCAGGTCCGCCGGTTCACCCGGTCGCAGTTCCCCACGACCACCCACGAACCGCCCGGGATTCGCCGTCGCCAGCCGGATCGCGTCGGCCAGCCGGATCCGGCCCAGCTCGGTCGCGGTCGCCACGCAGTCCGCCAACGACCGTGCGGCCCCCGCGAGGTACGGCGTCCCCGCGTACGAAAGCCGGCCGGACTCGGTGAGCTGGACCGTGCCGCCGACCGGGGTCCGGTAGTCGCCTGGCGGGGATCCGGCCAGCGCGACCGAGTCGGAGACCAGGATGCTGCGGTCGAGACCCTTGGCGCGGAGCATCGCGGTGAGCGTGTCGCCGGGCAAGTGGTGGCCGTCGGCAATGAATCCCGCCGTGAGGCGGTCGTCGGCCAGCTGGGTCCACAGGTAGTTCGGGTGCCGCGGGAGTACCGCGTCGGCGCCGTTGCCGAGATGGGTCGAGAGGGTCGCGCCCGCATCGACAGCGGCAATGATCTCGTCAGGTGTCGCCGCCGTGTGACCGACCGCGACCAGGACGCCGGCGCTGCTCAGAGCGCGCACGTACTCGGCGGACGCCGGGTGGTGCGGCGACAGCGTGACCATGCCGACCAACCCGCCGGAAGCCTCCTGCCACCGGGTGAACTCCGCCACGTCCGGCGGCCGGATGTGCTCGACCGGATGGACCCCACGGGGACCGTCGTCGGGCGACAGGTGCGGTCCTTCCACGTGCGCGAACGGGATCGCCGACCGGGTCGCGGGATCCACCGAACGCGCGGCCGCGATCGCCTGCAGAGACCGGACGATGTCGGCCTCGGAGGCCGTGATCACGGTCGGGACGAAGGTCGTCGTCCCGGCGACGGCGAGGGCGCGGACGAGCTCGATCACGGTGTCCGCCGTGACCTCCGGCCCGTTCACGTCGAACCCGCCGAACCCGTTCACCTGCAGATCCACCAGCCCCGGCGCCAGCCACCCGGCCCCCGCCAGGTCGCCCGAGCTTTCTGCCACGGACAAGATCCGCCCGTCCCCGACCTCCACCGCCAGCAGGCGGCCGGTGGCCGGGTCCAGGCCGGTGTACGTCGTCACAGCGTGGGCACCCGATGCCGGAACCGGCCGACGAACCGGTTGTTCGCCTCGTCGCCGCCCGGCGCGTTGCCGCTCCGCCAGACCGGCGGTTCGATGCCCCGGGCCACCAGTTCGGTGACGGTGCACAGCGTCAGCGAGTTGAGTACGAACGCGTTGGCGAACGTCGACACCGCGGCGATCCGCTCCGGCGCGCCGGGGACGTCCATGATCGCGTCGCCGATCGGCACCTTCGAGTCGATCGCCACGTCGACCAGGTCGTGCAGGTTCTGCCGGGTCGGGTGCCGCGCCGGGTGCTCCGGTGCCGTCTGCTCGGCATGCGACCGCGAGCTGATCCCGATCAGCTTGACCCCGCGTTCCCGGGCTTCCAGCGCCGCGTCGATCAGGGCGGCGTTGATGCCGTACGCGTTCACCAGGATTAGCAGATCGCCCTCGCCCAGCTCGCGATCCCGGACCACGATGCGCCCGTACCCCGGGGTCCGCTCGATCGCCATCGACCGCAGCGCGCCGTTGGACAGCAGCGTCCCCTCGTCCAGGATCGCGGCGATGTGCATCAGCCCGCCGGCCCGGAAGAACACCTCCTGGGCCGCCAGGTTCGAGTGGCCGCCGGGCCCGAAGATGTGCACCAGCCGGTCGGCCGCGATCTGGTCCGCGAGCAGCCCCGCCGCGGCCGCGATGGACTTCGACTCCTCGGTCTGGATCCGTTGCAGCAGCTCGTGGACGTTGTCCAGGTAGCCGCGGCACAGCTCGTCCGCTGTCATGCTGTCATCGGACATGAGCGGCCGACTCCTTGTCGAGGTACAGCGTGCAGTCGGCGTGGCGTCGCAGGACCGTCGCCGGGCACGCGGGGCCGATCGGATCCGTCAGCGCAGCGCGGACCGCGTTCGCCTTCAGGGCTCCGGGGACGACGCAGAACAGGCGCTCCGCGTCGAGCAGCCGCGGCACCGTCAAGGTGATCGCCGTGGTCGGCACGTCCTCGATCCGGTCGAAGCACTCGTCGTCGACCTGCTGCCGGCGGCTCGCCTCGGCGAGCTCGACCACCCGGACCGGCTCCGGGTCGTCCAGGTCCGCGTCCGGCGGGTCGTTGAACGCGATGTGCCCGTTCACCCCGATGCCGAGCACCACCAGGTCGATCGGCGCCGAGGCCAGCTCGTCGGCGTACTGCCGGACGTCCGCGGCCAGGTCCTCGGTGGGGTCCAGCAGGTGGACCTTGCCGAACGGGACGTGGTCGAAGAGGGCCTTGTTCAGCCACGCGGCGAACCGCTGCGGCGCATCGGCCGGCAGGCCGACGTACTCGTCCATGTGGAACGCGGTCACCCGGCTCCAGTCGATGCCCTCGGCAACCCGCAACCGGGCCAGCGTCTCCTGCTGGCTCGGTGCGGCCGCGAAGATCATCCGCACGCCGTCCTGCTGGGCCAGCCGGCGGCGCAGTTCTGCCGCGATGTCGTCGCCCGCCTTCCGGCCGAGCGCCTCCCGGTCGGGAAACACCTGGACCGTGGGCTGTTCCGTCCCCGTCGTACTCACTGGACCTCCGTGTCTCGGTTGGTGTGCAACAGCTCGACCAGCAACAGCAGTGACCTGGCGATGTGGAACGGATCCTTCACCGGCAGCGCGACCGTGGCTTCCAGCGGACTCCCGTCCCGCTGCCGGATCTGGACCCACTCCCGCCCTGGCCCGGCCGGGAACGTCCGCAGCGTGTAGCGGGACAGCTCCTCGTGCCACTCGGCGACGTCGGCTCGTCCGGTGAGCCGGCTCAGCAAGGCCGTCGTGTACAGCGCTTCCGCGTGCGGCCACCACAGCTTCGTGTCCCAGGTGCCGACGACCAGCGCCTCGTACGGGTCGTCCGTCCGGCGTCCCGTCGGCTCGCCGCCCTCGCGATCGACGAAGCGCAGCAGACCGCCGTACTCGTCGTCCCAGTCCAGCCGGCAGGCATGCACCGCGATGCCGGCCAGGCGATCGGGGTCGTCGGCGAGCGAACCGGGGACCAGGTCGGCCGCGTGCTGCAGGAACCACAGCGCCTCGAGCGTGTGCCCCGGAGCCCGATGCCGGCTGAGCAGCAGGTCGCCGCGGTCGGCGGTCCGCGGCGGCATCTCGACCACCTCGGTCCCGCGGACGAACGTCCCCTCGATCGCGGCCACGGCGGCCCGGACGATCTCGGCGGACGCGGCCGACTTGGTGGCCCGGTGCACCTGTTCGCCGACTCCGAGCAGGATCATCGGCAACGCGAACGAGTCGTGGCCCGACGGCACCGGGTACGGCTCCGACCGGTACGTCCCGGCCTCGATCCGGCGGGCCGCGGACAGCAGGATCTCCTCGGCGGGCTCGCCCCACTCCGGATCGAGCTGGGCCAGTCCGGCGAATCCGAGCGCCGCGAACAGGTCCGCGAACACGCTCACGCTCACCCCGTCCCCGACAACCGGCTCCTTCGGCGACCCGGCCCGATCGGTCACGTACGCCGTGGAGCCGTCCGCGAGCACAGCGTGATCCCGGAGGAACGCGGCCGTGGTCCGCGCCTGCTCCAGGTACGGCGCGGGATCGAGGTCGAGCATGCCGTTCCGGACCGCGGTGACGACGCGGGCCATCAGCCAGACCCAGCGGCCCTGGGACCAGGTGTACTTGTCCGTGGACACCAGGGTCGTGCCCGCGTTGTCCCAGCAGGTCAGGACCCCGCCGTACTCGCGGTCCGGGCCGTTCTCCATCCACCAGCCCAGGACGTCGTCCACCAGGTGCCGTGCGTACGGATCAGGCATGCCCGGCCTTCACCTCGAGGTCGCCGGCGCCGTCCGGGTCGTTGCTGAGGGCATCCACCAGCTCGTCGGAGGCGGCGTTGTGCCACGGCCGGAGCAGGCCGATCAGGACGAACACGATCAGCGAGCAGACCACCGGGCCGCCGACCTGGATCGCGGTGACCTTGTCCTTGGCCAGTTCGGCGATCCGCTCGTCGAAGACGTACCGGGTGACGAAGAAGACCAGCAGACCGGTCGCCCAGGAGACGATCGCCGCGGCCGGGCCACAGCGCCGGAACGCGGGCAGCAGACCGAGCAGCATCGGGATCGCGATCGGCCCGACCAGGCCGCCGAACCAGAGGATCAGCAGGCCGAGCACGCCGCCGAAGCTGTCCGCGGTGAGCGCGATCGCCATGCTCAGCGCGATGAACGCGAAGGTGCTGATCCGGCCGAGGAGCAGCTCGGTCCTGCCGGTCATCCGGTGCGCGCCCCGCCAGAGGGCCGGCACGATGTCGCGGGTGACAACGGCCGAGATCGCGTTCGCGTCCGAACCGGTCATCGCCATCGTGTGCGAGAACAGCCCGGCCAGCACCAGCCCGATCAGGCCCATCGGCAGCAGCTCCTGGGTCAGCAGCGCGTACGACTGGTCCGGCTTGGCCAGGTCGGGCAGCAGGATCGGCGCGGCCCACATCGGGAAGAACATCACCAGCGGCCAGACCAGGTACAGCCCACCGGAGAACAGCGCCGCCCGGCGAGCCTCACTGCCGCTGGGCGAGGCGATGAACCGCTGCGCCAGGTTCCAGGTACCGCCGTTGTAGGACAGCGTGTTGATCAGCAGGTACACCATCACGAACAGCACCGTGTACTGGCCGTTGAACGGCTTCGCGTTGCCCTCCGGCAGGTCGCCCCACATCGTCCAGATCGAGGAGACCCCGCCCAGCTTGCCGAGCACCGCGACGAACAGCACGATCCCGGCGACCAGCTGGATGACGAACTGGCCGAGGTCGGTGAGCGCGTCGGCCCACAGCCCGCCGATCGTCGAGTAGATCAGCGTGACCCCACCGGTGATCAGCACGCCCCACGCGATCGGGACGCCGGCGAAAACGTTGAGCAGCAAGGCCGTCGCGGTCCACTTCGCACCGACGTCGAACACCTTCAGCGCCGTCCCGCTCCAGGCCAGCAGCTGCTGGGTCGGGAGGTTGTACCGGATCTTCAGGTACTCCAGTGGTGAGATCACGCCGAGCCGTTGCCGCAGTCGTGGCCAGCGGGGCGCGAAGACGAACGCGCCGACCACCATCGCGAAGGTGATGCCGAGCGCCCACCAGACGTAGAGCACGAAGCCCTCGGTGTACGCGATCGCCGCGTACCCGACGAACACGGCCGAGCTGTACCCGGACATGTGGTGTGAGATGCCCGACAGCCACCACGGCATCCGGCCGCCGGCGGTGAAGAAGTCGGCGGCGTCGTGCACCCGCGCCTTCGCCCACAGGCCGATCGCCACCATCACGAAGAAGTAGCCGCCGACCACCAGCCAGTCCAGAGCTGCCACCGGAATCTCCCTTGCTGCGGAACCGTCGCGGAACGCGGACCGCTCGGACCGCGTTCCCGCAACCATGCCGTGCAACCGGTTGCACGTCAAGCGATCAAGCGAAATCGGTCCGGTCGCCCCGTACAGTGAGCGCGTGACCCAGCAGCGCGGATCCGGCGGCCGGCCGACCATCAACCAGGTGGCCGAGGCGGCCGGAGTCTCGAAGTCCACGGTGTCCCGGGCGTTCTCCCGGCCGGAGATGATCACCGCCGAGACGGTCGCGCACGTGATGGAGGTCGCCACCCGGCTCGGCTACGTCCCGAACCACACCGCCCGCGCGCTCAGTACCGGCCGGGCCGGCACCGTCGCTATCGTCGTCCCGGACATCGCGAACCCGTTCTTCCCGCCGCTGATCCGCGGAGCCCAGGCGGCCGCGGACCAGGCCGGGTTCAGCCTGCTGCTCGGCGACTCGGACGAGGACCCGACCCGCGAGGACGTGCTGGTCGGCAAGCTCGGCCCGCAGACCGACGGGATCGTGCTGGCCTCGTCCCGGATGACCGAGGAGCAGATCCTCGCGCACGCCGAACGCCGCCCGCTGGTCCTGATCAACCGGGACGTGCCCGGCCTGCCCCGGGTCCTGATCGACACCGCGACCGGGATCGAGGCCGCCGTCGAGCACCTGGCCGGGCTGGGCCACCGGCACCTGGTCTACGTCAGCGGCCCCGCCTCGTCCTGGTCCAACGCCCAACGCCGGCACGCGGTCCGGGCGGCCGGGCGCCGGTTGGGGGTGAAGGTGACCGCGGTCGCGGCCCGCCGGTCCACGTACGACGCGGGCGTGCAGCGGACCGAGGCGATCCTGGCCTCCGGGGCGTCGGCGGCGATCGCGTTCGACGACCTGCTGGCCCAGGGCGTCCTGGCCGGGCTGGCCGAGCGCGGGATGCGGGTCCCGGACGAGTTCAGCGTGATCGGCTGCGACGACGTGCTCGCAGCGACCATGTACCCGCCCCTGACCACGGTGTCCGCCCACGGTGGGGACGCGGGTCGCGCGGCCGTCGACCTGCTGCTCTCCTCGCTCGACGGGGCTCGGGCTGATGTCCGCCGCGAACTGGACACCTCGCTGGTCCTCCGTTCGACCACCGCACCACCGGCCGGCTGACTTACTCGCGCATCGCCCTCAGCAGCAGGACCACGCCGCGAATCACGTCGAGGTTGGCGGCCACCGCCACCGCGATCAGGCCCCACAGCGGCATCCCGATCACGGCCGCGATCGCGAAGATCAGCAACCGGAACTCCCGACGGAACAGCAGCCGGACGTCGGTGTCCCGGCCGACCGCGTGGATGTACGAGACCAGCAGGCATCCGGCGGCCGCGGCGAACCCCCACGTCCACGCGGTCCGGGTCCCGCCGTCCGCGAGCACCAGGGCGAGCACGACCGCGAGATCGGCGTACCGGTCGAGCAGGGTGTCCAGGGTGGCGCCGCGCCGGGACGCCGTACCGCTGACCCGGGCGAGCTCGCCGTCCACGCCGTCGAGGGCCGAGCCGAGTACCACACCGATGCCCCCGGCAACCATCAGCCAGGTGTTGCCGGTGGCCACCAGGCCGGCGGCGAGCAGGGTCGCGGCGAAGGCGAGGGCGGTCGCGGCGTCGGGTTTGAGGCCGGTCCGCAGCAGCATCCGGGTGAGCGGCCCCGAGATGCGCCGGTTCACCGTCCGGGCGATGACGCCGTCGGTCGGCTTCGGACCGTAGCGCCGCCACATGAACCGCTCCAGCGCGCGCACCGCTTCCGGGGTGTCGACGTCCGCCCAGAGCCCTTGGACTTCACGGGTCTGCACGGGGCATCCACGCAAGAGCATGCGTTGCCGGAGTTCGAGCCAGGTCCGGGATCCCGAGTCGGCGACGGACAGGACGTCGCTCACCTGGACCACCGCCAGCCCGGCGTCCACCGCGTCGTAGCAGTCCAGTTCGGTCCCCATCGCGGCGACCTGGCCGTCCTCGCGCAGCCGGACCCGGTTCGGTGGATCGCCGTTCAGGCCGCCGACCTGGCGATCCGGGTCCCGGTCGACCGCGATCACGTTGCGGCCGTCGGCGGTGAGCAGGCGGCGCAGGTCGGCCGCCTCGAAGACGTGGTCGCCCATCACCACCAGACAGCGGCAGTCCCCGACCGCGCGCAGACCGGCCAGCACCGACGACGCCGTCCCGAGTTCCCAGTCCGGATTCGTCACCACCTCGACCGGCAGGTTCCTGGCCCGGACCGCCGCGACGACGTCCTCGGCCCGATAGCCGGCCACAACGACGACCCGTCGTACCCCGGCCTGGCGCAGCACCTGGCTGCAGCGTTCCAGCAGGCTGATCCCCCCGACCCGGCACAACGCCTTCGGACGCGCCGACCGCATCCGGAGCCCTCGCCCCGCGGCCAGCACCAGCGCGACTCCGATCGCCCCTTGTTCGATCACTGGCGGCCTCCCCTCGCTCTCTCATGATGCGCGGGAGCGAGCGGAGCGGAAGAGGGTTCAGCGATCGAGCAGGCGGCTCAGCGCCTCGGGATCACGAGCGACGGCCGTGCTGCCGTCGTCGGCGGTGAGGATCGGCCGCTGGATCAGGATCGGACCGGCGCACAGAGCCGCGATCCACTCGTCCCGGTGCTCTGCGTCGCGCGGCAGATCGCGGAGGGTGGCGTACGCCTGCTCGCCGGTACGGGTGATGTGCCACGGCTCCAGGTCGAGCCGGGCCAGGACCTCTGCCAGCTCCGCCGGCGTCGGCGGGTCGTCGAGGTAACGCCGGGTCGTGTAGGCGATCCCGGCCTCGTCCAGGGCGGCGGTGGCAGCCCGGCACTTGGAACAGGCCGGGTTGATCCAGATCTCCATCAGCGGTGCTGGAACCAGAGCTTCGTGGGCTGCTGCAGCATCAGGATCAGCAGTGCGGCGTGCAACCCGAGCCCGATCAGGCTGCCGGGCAGGGCGCCGACGCCGCCGGCGATCCCGATCGCGGCGACCACGATGAGCATGATCCGGGCCCACTGCTTGCGCTTGCGGACGAAGATCGCCGGCAGGAGGTAGAGCACGCTGGACAGCAGGATCGCGGCCACCACGACGCCCTGCATATCGCTCGACCCGGCCAGCGTCTCGGCGATCTCTCCACCGGCCGCGGTCAGCGAGAACAACCCGAGCAGGACACACAGACCACCCAGCCCGAACGCGATCACCGAGGCGATCACGACCTGCTTCGGCGGTGCGACCGGTGCCTGCTGGTAGGCGTACGGGCTCTGCGGCTGACCCCACGGATTCGGCGGCTGCTGACCGTACTGCCCGTAGCCGCCCCGCTGGCCGAATCCACCTTGCGGACCGGGACCACCCGGCTGGCCGAAGGCACCCTGGTACGGACCGGGCCGCTCGACACCGGTGGCCGGATCGTACTGCGGGGGCGGTGGCTGCTGTCCGCTCGCGCCGAACACGCCCTGGTACGGACCGGGCCGCGGGTCGTCACCACCCGGCACAGCGGGCTGACCACTCGGCGGGGTGGACCCACCACTCGGTGGAGTCGCAGCGCCCGGTGGGGTCGCGTCGCTCGGCCGGCTGGTGTCGCCGGCCGGCGGGGCTTGCTCGGCGGGCTTCGGCCGGTCAGGGTCGGCGGGGTCGCCGTGCTGGTCGCTCATCGGAACTCCTCCACACTCTCCTTCGATCCTCCCAGATCAGGCCCCGGAAACCACGAAGCCCCGGACGGATCACCGTGATCCACCCGGGGCTTCCCGGCCCGTGGTCAGAGCGTGCTGACCTCGAGGGCGTCCTTCGCCTCGTTCAGCCGGACGTACACGGTGTCGCCGTCGCGGACGTCACCGGCCAGCAGCGCCCGGGCGAGCTCGTCGCCGATCGCCGACTGGACCAGCCGGCGCAACGGGCGGGCGCCGTACACCGGGTCGTACCCGGTCATCGCCAGCCACTCCATCGCGTCGTCGCCGACGTCGAGCGTGATCCGCCGGTCGCCCAGCCGCTTCTGCAGGGCCTCGATCTGCAGCCCGACGATCTGGGTCAGCTCCTCGCTGCCGAGCGCGTCGAACAGCACGATCTCGTCCAGCCGGTTGATGAACTCGGGCTTGAACGACTGCCGCACCACCGCCATCACCTGGTCCCGCTTGGCCTGGTCGTCCAGCCCCAGATCGGCCAGGTACGCCGAGCCCAGGTTGCTGGTCAGGATCAGGATCACGTTGCGGAAGTCGACCGTGCGGCCCTGGCCGTCGGTCAGCCGGCCGTCGTCCAGCACCTGCAGCAGGATGTCGAAGACCTCGGGATGCGCCTTCTCCACCTCGTCGAGCAGGATCACCGAGTAAGGACGCCGCCGGACCGCTTCGGTCAGCTGACCGCCCTCCTCGTAGCCGACGTACCCGGGCGGTGCGCCGACGAGCCGGGAGACGCTGTGCTTCTCGCCGTACTCGGACATGTCGATCCGCACCATCG encodes the following:
- a CDS encoding LacI family DNA-binding transcriptional regulator — encoded protein: MTQQRGSGGRPTINQVAEAAGVSKSTVSRAFSRPEMITAETVAHVMEVATRLGYVPNHTARALSTGRAGTVAIVVPDIANPFFPPLIRGAQAAADQAGFSLLLGDSDEDPTREDVLVGKLGPQTDGIVLASSRMTEEQILAHAERRPLVLINRDVPGLPRVLIDTATGIEAAVEHLAGLGHRHLVYVSGPASSWSNAQRRHAVRAAGRRLGVKVTAVAARRSTYDAGVQRTEAILASGASAAIAFDDLLAQGVLAGLAERGMRVPDEFSVIGCDDVLAATMYPPLTTVSAHGGDAGRAAVDLLLSSLDGARADVRRELDTSLVLRSTTAPPAG
- a CDS encoding ArsC/Spx/MgsR family protein, translating into MEIWINPACSKCRAATAALDEAGIAYTTRRYLDDPPTPAELAEVLARLDLEPWHITRTGEQAYATLRDLPRDAEHRDEWIAALCAGPILIQRPILTADDGSTAVARDPEALSRLLDR
- a CDS encoding NTP transferase domain-containing protein — its product is MIEQGAIGVALVLAAGRGLRMRSARPKALCRVGGISLLERCSQVLRQAGVRRVVVVAGYRAEDVVAAVRARNLPVEVVTNPDWELGTASSVLAGLRAVGDCRCLVVMGDHVFEAADLRRLLTADGRNVIAVDRDPDRQVGGLNGDPPNRVRLREDGQVAAMGTELDCYDAVDAGLAVVQVSDVLSVADSGSRTWLELRQRMLLRGCPVQTREVQGLWADVDTPEAVRALERFMWRRYGPKPTDGVIARTVNRRISGPLTRMLLRTGLKPDAATALAFAATLLAAGLVATGNTWLMVAGGIGVVLGSALDGVDGELARVSGTASRRGATLDTLLDRYADLAVVLALVLADGGTRTAWTWGFAAAAGCLLVSYIHAVGRDTDVRLLFRREFRLLIFAIAAVIGMPLWGLIAVAVAANLDVIRGVVLLLRAMRE